From Candidatus Omnitrophota bacterium, the proteins below share one genomic window:
- a CDS encoding putative Ig domain-containing protein, whose product MKALRNWSGLKAVLFAGIFFALSFGFACQASADDKSITVTYPNGGEVVSPGATQTIEWTSTGDVGNVDIKLSVNNGASWMNIVTDTINDGTENVTVPYMPSANCLIKVKEHTGTTFDNSNAAFRINTPPVLDPIGDQSTDENLLLEIGPTGTDADNDVLTYSADNLPSGATFTNGVFSWLPTYQQAGNYYNVHFEVTDGFDVYAEDITITVNNVNTVPVLERIGDMVVNEPNTLSFDISATDEDGDVLTYSASNLPGGNFFPADRAFTWDTDYQSAGVYPNVHFEVTDGVNVVSEDITITVDNVNTLPFLNIEGANSINEDDTLAVDLAASDEDGDPLTLSAVNVPDHANFTSVGNSGTFIWTPDYDQAGDYSIRFEVTDGVNIVAQDFPITVNNVNRPPVLNSIGNKTVDEVQALAFTVSATDPDGQTITYYVENLPDGAAFDSETGAFNWTPTYEQAALYENITFTASDGDLSDPETISIIVNNVNRSPVLSPIGNKLIDETMPLTFTLSSTDPDADDVTYTCTNLPVGAALDPNTGVFTWTPAFPGTYENVHFVVTDDSPDGVLTDTEDIAIYVGYLPVIDPIGAQSIDEGQALSFTISGSDADNDPIAYSAANLPGGATFDAGTMTFSWIPGYDAAGTSQTKDYTLTFTISDGTGTDTENVTITVNNVNRAPVLGDIGAKTVAEDVELSFPVLAT is encoded by the coding sequence ATGAAGGCTTTGAGGAATTGGTCCGGATTAAAAGCGGTTCTGTTTGCCGGTATATTTTTTGCGCTATCTTTTGGGTTTGCCTGTCAGGCGTCCGCCGACGATAAATCTATAACCGTCACTTATCCGAACGGAGGAGAGGTTGTTTCGCCGGGCGCGACTCAGACTATAGAATGGACCAGCACGGGAGATGTCGGAAACGTCGATATCAAGCTTTCCGTCAATAACGGCGCTTCATGGATGAACATAGTAACGGATACGATAAACGACGGCACCGAGAATGTCACTGTGCCGTATATGCCGAGCGCAAACTGTCTTATTAAGGTAAAGGAACATACCGGGACAACCTTTGACAATTCTAACGCCGCGTTCCGTATCAACACGCCTCCGGTCCTGGATCCTATCGGCGACCAGTCTACAGATGAAAATTTACTGCTTGAAATCGGGCCGACCGGAACGGACGCTGATAACGATGTTCTTACATATTCCGCGGACAATCTTCCTTCAGGCGCGACTTTTACCAATGGCGTCTTTTCCTGGCTGCCGACTTATCAACAGGCAGGCAATTATTACAATGTCCATTTTGAGGTGACGGATGGCTTCGATGTCTACGCGGAAGATATAACGATTACGGTCAATAATGTGAACACTGTGCCTGTCCTTGAGCGCATCGGCGATATGGTCGTGAACGAGCCTAATACATTGAGCTTTGACATATCGGCTACTGATGAGGACGGAGATGTGCTTACGTATTCCGCGTCAAATTTGCCGGGTGGAAACTTTTTCCCTGCAGACCGGGCATTTACATGGGATACAGACTACCAGAGCGCAGGCGTCTACCCGAACGTCCACTTTGAAGTAACTGACGGTGTAAATGTAGTTTCTGAAGATATAACGATCACGGTCGATAACGTGAACACGCTGCCGTTCCTTAACATAGAAGGCGCTAATTCTATAAATGAAGACGATACGCTGGCCGTAGACCTAGCCGCGAGCGATGAAGACGGAGATCCTCTGACTTTGTCGGCGGTTAATGTGCCGGACCATGCTAATTTTACTTCAGTCGGGAACAGCGGGACCTTTATATGGACGCCGGATTACGACCAGGCAGGCGACTATTCCATACGTTTCGAGGTGACTGACGGTGTTAATATAGTTGCTCAGGATTTTCCGATCACGGTCAATAACGTCAATCGTCCGCCTGTCCTTAATTCGATAGGCAATAAGACGGTCGATGAGGTCCAGGCTCTGGCTTTTACAGTATCAGCTACGGATCCTGACGGCCAGACGATCACCTATTACGTAGAGAATTTGCCGGACGGCGCGGCCTTCGACTCCGAAACAGGGGCGTTCAACTGGACACCAACCTATGAACAAGCAGCGCTTTATGAGAACATAACTTTTACTGCTTCCGACGGCGACCTGTCCGATCCTGAAACCATCTCTATCATAGTAAATAACGTCAATCGTTCGCCTGTCCTTAGTCCTATAGGCAATAAGTTGATAGATGAGACTATGCCGTTGACATTCACGCTCTCTTCTACTGATCCGGACGCGGATGATGTCACATATACATGCACGAACCTGCCCGTTGGCGCCGCTCTTGATCCGAACACAGGTGTATTTACATGGACGCCCGCGTTTCCCGGCACCTATGAGAACGTTCATTTTGTAGTTACGGATGATTCTCCGGACGGAGTGTTGACAGATACGGAAGACATAGCGATATACGTCGGTTATCTGCCGGTCATCGATCCAATTGGCGCTCAGAGCATCGATGAAGGCCAGGCGCTTAGCTTCACGATTTCAGGCAGCGACGCGGACAATGACCCGATAGCATATTCGGCGGCAAATTTACCAGGTGGGGCGACTTTCGATGCCGGCACAATGACTTTCTCATGGATCCCCGGTTATGACGCCGCGGGCACATCACAGACAAAAGATTATACGCTTACCTTTACGATCTCAGACGGCACCGGTACAGATACAGAAAATGTCACCATCACCGTCAACAACGTCAACCGCGCCCCGGTATTAGGCGATATCGGAGCAAAGACCGTAGCCGAAGATGTCGAATTGAGCTTCCCGGTCCTGGCCAC
- the galT gene encoding galactose-1-phosphate uridylyltransferase codes for MSELRYNMISRDWVIIARERAKRPSDFKKAKGVAVELPAYEAACPFCAGNEGDCKDETFRVKDGSSWKVRAVYNKFPALSPALERTRTLDGPHHFINGFGVHEVLVEHPRHNMTIPFMKDEEVFDIIRMYKDRYEAIQRMGGIESIIIFKNHGAQAGSSQAHAHSQLVATPIVPPAIRTRVEQATRYSDITGECMFCGILKQELSEKARLVLETDSFVTFVPYAAAMPFMMWIVPRRHTTSFDEINEAEIADLSRHLKTVLGKLYSALGNPDFNYTIRSIPVKEKGDQHFHWHINVIPRISQPAGFELGSGIFINSSVPEDCAEFLRKAKVPAVNQ; via the coding sequence ATGTCGGAATTAAGATATAACATGATATCGCGCGACTGGGTGATAATAGCGCGTGAAAGGGCTAAGCGGCCTTCGGACTTCAAAAAGGCCAAAGGCGTTGCCGTCGAGCTTCCTGCATATGAGGCGGCTTGCCCGTTCTGCGCCGGCAACGAAGGAGACTGTAAAGACGAGACGTTTCGCGTAAAGGACGGCTCAAGCTGGAAGGTGCGCGCGGTATACAATAAGTTCCCGGCGCTCTCCCCGGCGCTGGAGAGGACGCGGACGCTCGACGGCCCGCACCACTTTATCAACGGTTTCGGCGTCCACGAGGTCCTGGTAGAGCACCCGCGCCATAACATGACCATACCTTTTATGAAGGACGAGGAGGTTTTCGACATCATCAGGATGTATAAGGACCGTTATGAGGCTATCCAGCGCATGGGCGGCATCGAGTCCATAATAATCTTTAAGAACCACGGAGCGCAGGCAGGCAGTTCCCAGGCGCACGCCCATTCCCAGCTCGTCGCCACCCCGATAGTGCCGCCCGCTATCAGGACGCGGGTAGAGCAGGCGACCAGATACAGCGATATCACCGGCGAATGCATGTTCTGCGGCATCCTGAAACAGGAATTGTCGGAAAAGGCCCGGCTTGTCCTGGAGACTGATTCGTTCGTGACGTTCGTCCCTTACGCGGCGGCAATGCCTTTTATGATGTGGATCGTCCCGCGGCGTCATACTACGTCTTTCGATGAGATAAATGAGGCGGAGATAGCCGACCTGTCGCGCCACCTGAAGACGGTGCTGGGCAAGCTCTATTCGGCGCTCGGCAACCCCGATTTCAATTACACCATCCGTTCGATACCGGTCAAAGAGAAGGGCGACCAGCATTTCCACTGGCATATAAATGTCATCCCCAGGATATCCCAGCCTGCCGGGTTCGAGCTCGGCTCCGGGATCTTCATCAATTCCTCGGTCCCCGAAGACTGCGCCGAATTCCTGCGCAAAGCTAAGGTACCTGCAGTTAACCAATGA
- a CDS encoding DUF748 domain-containing protein, with amino-acid sequence MPLKVMRFLQANISPREMALGVCLAMFLGFIPLNGPIALLLMVFFLVFRINRMSTLVALPLFKAVYLMGASRLTESVGTYLLAGADYLAGMWRLITHMPVIAYLDINNTLVAGGLAVSAALFVPVYLISKKISAVINAKYLDRIRNSAFMARISGRKRAAGAAGPGAAPKKTLRHVNIPGIIMIIAALLIFHFGVGLIVSPAVTSFLVSEINKHDAAIHIGKANFWPLTLSVTINDFKVFDPDNKDVRIAKADDVSVGISPLALLRRQIVFSNMRMSGAEIDLVGEPDGSFNVERLAKKEAAPGESAWQLAMKKKDWFGKACEMVKSRSSGEAREKAREAAARARKVTKTVEELPKGRLVRFKTQKDLYLFEIRNLTIDNGRVNIEAEGGQKVEVERAKVRLGGLKYDPENGMALDLVEFRGVVNRGGSSAGKFNIFFSKGSGAPSGNVRLDVELDDIDLDAVRFIYEDSLPVKVKKGALTMRSKTNIRGDSIDSRNDIKLKNHLLEQKGAGATAVGIVPVGVIIDALNMINPAELKFNITGTVEKPEFGGFQESLMKLVKPYITDIGEKLKKKGIDALKKLINKGSGDKNAEGVSSADASGQSEDINDTINSLKSLFKK; translated from the coding sequence ATGCCGTTAAAGGTGATGAGATTCCTGCAGGCAAACATCTCTCCGCGCGAAATGGCCCTCGGGGTATGCCTGGCGATGTTTCTCGGCTTCATCCCGTTGAACGGGCCTATTGCGCTCCTCCTTATGGTATTCTTCCTTGTCTTCAGGATAAACCGGATGTCGACGCTGGTTGCCCTGCCGCTATTCAAGGCCGTATATCTTATGGGAGCAAGCAGGCTTACAGAAAGCGTCGGTACATATCTGCTGGCAGGCGCCGATTATCTTGCCGGGATGTGGAGGTTGATAACACACATGCCCGTCATAGCGTATTTGGATATAAATAATACGCTTGTTGCCGGAGGGCTTGCCGTTTCGGCCGCGCTTTTCGTTCCGGTTTACCTCATTTCAAAAAAGATAAGCGCTGTTATAAACGCGAAGTATCTGGATAGGATCAGAAATTCGGCGTTCATGGCGCGGATATCGGGAAGGAAGCGGGCCGCCGGAGCCGCCGGCCCCGGAGCGGCGCCGAAAAAAACTCTGCGGCATGTAAATATACCCGGTATTATTATGATAATAGCCGCGCTTCTGATATTCCATTTCGGGGTGGGGCTCATCGTGAGCCCGGCAGTCACCTCGTTCCTTGTGTCCGAGATAAATAAGCATGACGCCGCTATACATATAGGTAAGGCGAATTTCTGGCCGCTTACGTTATCGGTCACCATAAACGATTTTAAGGTATTTGACCCCGATAATAAGGATGTGCGTATCGCGAAGGCGGACGATGTCTCGGTCGGCATAAGCCCGTTAGCGCTACTTAGGCGGCAGATCGTCTTCTCGAACATGCGCATGAGCGGCGCGGAGATAGACCTGGTCGGCGAGCCTGACGGTTCTTTTAATGTCGAGCGGCTGGCGAAGAAAGAGGCCGCGCCCGGCGAGAGCGCGTGGCAGCTTGCCATGAAGAAGAAGGACTGGTTTGGTAAGGCATGCGAGATGGTGAAGAGCCGCTCTTCCGGGGAGGCCCGGGAGAAGGCCAGGGAAGCGGCTGCCCGCGCCAGGAAGGTGACTAAGACGGTTGAAGAACTTCCGAAAGGAAGGCTAGTCCGTTTCAAGACGCAGAAGGACCTCTATCTTTTCGAGATAAGGAACCTTACGATAGATAACGGCCGCGTTAACATCGAAGCCGAAGGCGGACAGAAGGTAGAGGTAGAGCGCGCGAAGGTCCGTCTGGGAGGGCTGAAGTATGACCCGGAGAACGGGATGGCCCTGGACCTTGTGGAATTTAGAGGCGTTGTAAATAGGGGAGGATCATCCGCCGGCAAGTTCAATATCTTCTTCTCTAAAGGCTCCGGCGCGCCGTCCGGGAATGTCCGCCTTGACGTCGAGCTCGATGACATCGACCTCGACGCGGTCCGGTTTATTTATGAGGATTCATTACCCGTTAAGGTAAAAAAGGGCGCTCTTACGATGAGGTCGAAGACAAACATACGCGGCGACTCCATAGATTCACGCAATGATATAAAGCTGAAGAACCATCTGCTGGAACAGAAAGGCGCCGGCGCGACGGCCGTCGGCATTGTGCCTGTCGGAGTGATAATCGACGCGCTTAATATGATAAATCCCGCGGAACTGAAATTCAATATTACCGGCACAGTCGAGAAGCCGGAATTCGGCGGTTTCCAGGAGTCGCTCATGAAGCTTGTGAAGCCGTATATCACCGACATTGGGGAGAAGTTAAAGAAAAAGGGGATCGACGCGTTGAAAAAGCTGATCAATAAGGGCAGCGGCGACAAAAACGCGGAAGGGGTATCTTCGGCGGACGCCTCCGGACAGAGCGAAGACATCAACGATACGATCAATTCGCTAAAATCGCTATTCAAGAAGTAG
- a CDS encoding MFS transporter, giving the protein MADEYVIEDKKKQLLVIVIICLVGFLVTYDYASLNISLSVIASHFKVRLIDVAWLPTIYLLIITSLLLGFGKLADIVGYKKIFLVGVSGFAVGGFLCAISPTFHTLLLARTFQSCGQAVYSPMEIVLITAFLPQNIRGRAFGLYAMFQGFGMVAGSLLGGYINSVLNWRYNFVFSITAGIFVVLLSLKVLPWKHIPPAEKRFDLPGAALLFFALGALLYAVNSMSKPVFDHLAVFSFAAASLILFAVFFFREKTAPAPLLDLKLFKNLDFTFSVGALFLVMALVIGFIFLFPFYLEMVRSLDIAKAGLIMTFPSVLMMLIAPVAGILSDRMGCRRICVAGAALILVAFIMLSFVGQNSPDALIALALLFLGMGMGLFIAPNNKLVMGHVPAGRHGVGSGVYKICANAGSSMGLAVLVLITSQIILFNAAKMHILFAEVREHPDIAITGFRGAFAFGVLLSVIALVLASLAKDAPQHGE; this is encoded by the coding sequence TTGGCAGACGAATACGTCATAGAAGATAAAAAAAAGCAGCTGCTAGTTATCGTCATCATCTGCCTCGTCGGTTTCCTCGTGACTTATGACTACGCAAGCCTGAACATTTCTCTGTCTGTTATAGCCAGCCATTTCAAGGTAAGATTGATCGATGTAGCGTGGCTCCCCACAATATACCTCTTGATAATAACGAGTCTGCTTCTCGGTTTCGGCAAATTGGCCGACATCGTCGGCTACAAAAAGATATTCCTGGTCGGCGTTAGCGGATTCGCCGTCGGCGGCTTCCTGTGCGCGATCTCACCGACGTTCCACACGCTTCTCCTGGCGCGCACGTTCCAGTCGTGCGGGCAGGCGGTCTACAGCCCGATGGAGATAGTGCTCATCACCGCGTTTTTGCCGCAAAACATAAGAGGCAGGGCGTTCGGGTTGTATGCCATGTTCCAGGGTTTCGGCATGGTTGCCGGGTCGCTTCTGGGCGGTTACATCAACAGCGTCCTTAACTGGCGTTACAACTTTGTATTCTCCATCACCGCGGGCATCTTTGTCGTCCTGTTGTCCTTGAAAGTCCTGCCGTGGAAACACATCCCGCCCGCCGAAAAGAGGTTTGACCTTCCCGGCGCGGCGCTGCTGTTTTTCGCCCTCGGCGCCCTTCTCTACGCGGTCAATTCCATGTCGAAGCCGGTCTTCGACCATCTCGCGGTATTTTCGTTCGCGGCCGCGTCGCTAATATTGTTCGCCGTTTTTTTCTTCAGGGAAAAGACGGCGCCCGCGCCGCTGTTGGACCTCAAGCTTTTCAAAAACCTCGATTTCACTTTCAGCGTCGGCGCCCTGTTCCTCGTCATGGCCCTGGTTATAGGCTTCATCTTCCTGTTCCCTTTTTATCTTGAAATGGTAAGGAGCCTGGATATCGCAAAAGCGGGTTTAATCATGACATTCCCTTCCGTACTAATGATGCTTATTGCCCCGGTTGCCGGGATCCTCTCGGACCGCATGGGCTGCCGCAGGATATGCGTTGCCGGAGCGGCCCTGATCCTGGTCGCCTTCATAATGCTTTCTTTCGTGGGGCAAAATTCGCCGGATGCGCTTATAGCCCTGGCGTTGCTATTCCTGGGGATGGGAATGGGCCTCTTCATAGCGCCGAACAACAAGCTTGTCATGGGCCATGTGCCGGCAGGCAGGCATGGCGTCGGCTCCGGCGTCTATAAGATATGCGCGAATGCCGGATCGTCCATGGGCCTGGCCGTCCTGGTCCTCATAACCTCGCAGATAATCCTTTTCAACGCGGCAAAGATGCACATACTGTTCGCGGAGGTCCGGGAACACCCGGATATAGCGATAACAGGGTTCCGCGGGGCGTTCGCATTCGGCGTATTGCTCAGTGTCATTGCCCTTGTCCTGGCGTCACTGGCCAAAGATGCTCCGCAGCATGGCGAGTGA
- a CDS encoding F0F1 ATP synthase subunit epsilon has protein sequence MAKPFNLTILSPEKVVYEGRAVSLVVPSESGFMGVLADHAPLIANLRSGRITVKKESGDREIFNSDRNGFIEVLKNNVTVLIASGVG, from the coding sequence ATGGCAAAACCGTTCAACCTCACCATACTCTCTCCGGAAAAGGTCGTATATGAAGGCAGGGCCGTTTCCCTGGTCGTTCCTTCCGAATCAGGCTTCATGGGAGTGTTGGCCGACCATGCGCCGTTAATAGCTAATCTGCGCTCCGGCAGGATCACAGTAAAAAAAGAATCGGGCGATCGCGAGATATTCAATTCGGACCGAAACGGATTTATAGAGGTTCTGAAGAATAACGTAACGGTCCTCATCGCTTCCGGTGTAGGGTAG
- the atpD gene encoding F0F1 ATP synthase subunit beta, whose translation MAYGEIIQVIGPIVDIVFPEGEAPQILNAIKVEDKEKSINLTLEVEQLTGNFTARCIALGPTDGLARGMKARDTLSPITVPIGEQTIGRIFNMLGDTTDDLGPVAHPDKRAPIHRQPPSFQEQVPVSEMLETGLKVIDLLAPYPKGGKIGLFGGAGVGKTVIVMELIRNIASEHGGVSVFGGVGERTREGNELWLELNKSGVIKKTALVFGEMSEPPGSRFRVGLSALTMAEYFRDEAGMDVLLFIDNIYRFVQAGSEVSTLLGRMPSAVGYQPSLASEMAQLQERIVSTKRGSITSVQAVYVPADDLTDPAPATTFSHLDACMVLSRQISELGIYPAVDPLESTSRIMDPKIVGEEHYNTAVGVQKVLQRYKDLRDIISILGIDELSEDDKLIVARARKIQKFFSQPFFVAEEFTGTKGKYVKLEDTIKGFKMLIEGLLDDLPEQAFYMVGTIEEAIEKGKQLKA comes from the coding sequence ATGGCATATGGTGAGATAATACAGGTAATAGGGCCGATAGTCGATATAGTCTTTCCGGAGGGAGAGGCGCCGCAGATATTGAACGCCATCAAGGTCGAGGATAAGGAGAAGTCCATTAATTTGACGCTCGAGGTGGAACAGCTTACGGGGAATTTTACGGCCCGCTGCATCGCTCTCGGGCCGACCGACGGGCTCGCGCGGGGTATGAAGGCCAGGGATACGCTCTCTCCGATCACGGTTCCGATAGGAGAACAGACGATAGGCCGCATATTCAACATGCTCGGCGATACTACGGACGATCTGGGGCCGGTCGCGCATCCTGATAAACGCGCCCCCATACACAGGCAGCCGCCCTCGTTCCAGGAACAGGTGCCTGTCTCGGAGATGCTTGAGACGGGCCTGAAGGTCATAGACCTGCTGGCGCCATATCCGAAAGGCGGCAAGATAGGGCTCTTCGGAGGCGCCGGTGTGGGAAAGACCGTTATAGTGATGGAACTAATACGTAATATTGCCTCCGAACACGGCGGCGTATCGGTATTCGGGGGTGTGGGCGAGAGGACGAGAGAGGGAAATGAGCTTTGGCTTGAACTGAACAAGTCCGGCGTAATAAAGAAGACGGCTCTCGTATTCGGCGAGATGAGCGAACCGCCGGGCTCCAGGTTCCGCGTGGGCCTCTCGGCGCTCACGATGGCCGAGTATTTCCGCGACGAAGCGGGTATGGACGTCCTTCTTTTTATCGACAACATATACAGGTTCGTCCAGGCCGGTTCGGAGGTCTCGACGCTCTTAGGCAGGATGCCGTCGGCCGTCGGCTACCAGCCGAGCCTCGCCTCGGAGATGGCGCAGCTCCAGGAACGTATCGTATCTACGAAACGCGGTTCCATAACGTCCGTCCAGGCGGTATATGTCCCGGCGGATGACCTCACCGACCCGGCTCCGGCGACTACATTCTCCCATCTCGACGCGTGCATGGTCCTCTCGAGGCAGATATCGGAGCTCGGCATATACCCTGCCGTCGATCCGCTCGAATCCACATCGCGCATCATGGACCCGAAGATCGTCGGCGAGGAGCATTACAATACCGCCGTCGGCGTCCAGAAGGTCCTCCAGCGTTATAAGGACCTTCGCGATATCATCTCGATACTCGGTATAGACGAGCTTTCAGAAGACGACAAACTGATCGTTGCCCGCGCGCGCAAGATACAGAAATTCTTTTCCCAGCCTTTCTTCGTCGCGGAGGAGTTCACCGGGACTAAAGGCAAGTATGTGAAGCTTGAGGACACGATAAAAGGTTTTAAGATGCTAATAGAGGGCTTGCTCGACGACCTTCCCGAGCAGGCGTTCTATATGGTCGGCACTATCGAAGAGGCAATCGAAAAAGGCAAACAGCTGAAAGCGTAA
- the atpG gene encoding ATP synthase F1 subunit gamma — translation MIQSLQNIKRRIRSVESTRKITRAMQMISAAKLNRVRSTLFQSRPYFNKLETILNDLLASGTEVSHPLLEKRPGGGSIALCVMTSDTGLCGTYNHAVMRSCGEFMRAYDKDKVKLVLVGKEGYNFFKARGFEISGYYVGLHGKYSYEASKDISDGLIAMFLNNIVDEVYTAHTHFNSMLRYKIKVQKILNIEYTKNEAGLEYLVEPDIRAAADSLIPAYISEKLRLTLLDAFASEHSSRMIAMKAATDNADEFIDTLTLMRNKARQASITREVIEIASAAEVLRD, via the coding sequence ATGATCCAATCCTTGCAGAATATAAAACGCAGGATCCGCAGCGTCGAGTCTACCCGCAAGATAACGCGGGCCATGCAGATGATCTCCGCGGCGAAATTGAACCGTGTCAGGTCGACGCTATTCCAGTCACGGCCGTATTTTAATAAACTGGAGACGATATTGAACGACCTGCTCGCGTCAGGCACGGAGGTCAGCCATCCGCTGCTCGAGAAGCGTCCGGGGGGCGGCAGCATAGCCCTCTGCGTGATGACATCGGATACCGGGCTATGCGGCACATACAACCACGCCGTAATGCGCTCGTGCGGGGAGTTCATGAGAGCGTATGATAAAGACAAGGTGAAGCTGGTTCTGGTAGGGAAGGAAGGATATAATTTTTTTAAGGCTCGCGGTTTCGAGATAAGCGGATATTACGTCGGGCTGCACGGAAAATATTCGTATGAAGCGTCGAAAGATATATCCGACGGCCTTATCGCCATGTTCCTCAACAATATCGTCGATGAGGTCTATACCGCGCATACGCATTTCAATTCTATGCTGCGTTACAAGATAAAGGTGCAGAAGATCCTGAACATCGAATATACGAAAAATGAAGCGGGGCTCGAGTACCTGGTAGAGCCTGATATCAGGGCCGCCGCCGATTCGCTTATACCGGCGTATATATCGGAAAAGCTGCGCCTTACGCTCCTCGACGCGTTCGCGTCGGAGCACTCGTCCCGCATGATCGCGATGAAGGCCGCGACCGACAACGCGGACGAATTCATCGACACGCTTACGCTGATGAGGAATAAAGCGCGGCAGGCCTCGATCACCAGAGAGGTGATCGAGATCGCGTCCGCCGCCGAAGTGCTGAGAGACTGA
- the atpA gene encoding F0F1 ATP synthase subunit alpha encodes MELRPEEVTSIIKKELEKYKTRVRMESTGTVLQVGDGIALVYGLDDVMAGELVKFPGDITGMVFNLEEESVGIVIFGDEKNIKEGDIVKRTYKVADIPVGDSLVGRVVNSLGKPIDGKGSVESHRRRPLEAHAPSVIERQPVKEPLQTGIKAVDAMIPIGRGQRELIIADRQTGKTAIVLDTIINQKNKGVYCVYVAIGQKLSNIVSVHDTLEKYGAMSYTTIVSASSRAAATSQYLAPYAGTAIGEELMYSGKHALVIYDDLSKHAQAYRQLSLLLRRPPGREAYPGDIFYLHARLLERAAKLTDKHGGGSLTAIPIIETQAGDITSYIPTNVISITDGQIYLENDLFYAGIRPAINVGLSVSRVGGNAQKKAMKQVAGKLRLDLAQYRELAAFTQFGSELDKTTQAQLSRGERMVELLKQGQYEPLPLSKQVMILYAGTNGFLDDLPVAALRKFEIAFYKYMESLHPDIEIQIESKGELAPELMDRLNSAITKFKEEFKAEYKV; translated from the coding sequence ATGGAACTGAGACCCGAAGAAGTAACGTCTATAATAAAGAAAGAGCTTGAGAAATATAAGACCCGTGTCAGGATGGAGTCTACGGGCACGGTCCTGCAGGTAGGCGACGGGATCGCCCTCGTATACGGCCTCGACGACGTCATGGCCGGAGAACTCGTAAAATTCCCGGGCGACATAACGGGCATGGTCTTCAACCTCGAAGAAGAGTCGGTCGGCATAGTCATCTTCGGCGACGAGAAGAATATAAAGGAAGGCGATATAGTAAAGAGGACGTACAAAGTGGCCGATATCCCGGTCGGTGACTCGCTAGTGGGAAGGGTCGTCAACTCCCTCGGCAAGCCTATAGACGGCAAGGGGTCTGTAGAATCACACAGGCGCAGGCCTCTCGAGGCGCACGCGCCGAGCGTCATCGAACGCCAGCCCGTTAAGGAACCGCTGCAGACGGGAATAAAGGCCGTCGACGCCATGATACCGATAGGCCGCGGACAACGCGAACTGATAATAGCCGACAGACAGACCGGAAAGACGGCTATAGTCCTCGATACGATAATAAACCAGAAGAATAAAGGCGTCTACTGCGTCTATGTGGCTATAGGGCAGAAGCTGTCGAATATAGTATCGGTCCACGATACGCTGGAAAAATACGGGGCCATGTCATATACGACGATAGTGAGCGCCTCATCCCGCGCGGCGGCTACCTCTCAATATCTGGCGCCGTATGCCGGCACCGCCATCGGCGAAGAGTTGATGTATTCGGGCAAGCATGCGCTTGTCATTTACGATGATCTCTCCAAGCATGCCCAGGCATACAGGCAGCTCTCTCTGTTATTAAGGCGCCCGCCGGGCAGGGAGGCGTATCCCGGCGATATATTCTATCTCCACGCGCGTCTATTGGAGCGCGCCGCGAAATTAACCGATAAACATGGAGGCGGCTCGCTTACGGCCATTCCTATAATAGAAACGCAGGCCGGCGACATCACGAGCTACATACCCACGAACGTCATCTCGATAACTGACGGCCAGATATATCTGGAGAACGACCTTTTCTACGCGGGCATCCGCCCGGCCATCAACGTGGGCCTTTCCGTTTCCAGGGTGGGCGGCAACGCCCAGAAGAAGGCGATGAAACAGGTGGCGGGAAAACTCCGCCTCGACCTGGCCCAATACAGGGAGCTCGCGGCCTTTACGCAGTTCGGTTCTGAGCTCGACAAGACGACGCAGGCGCAGCTCTCGCGCGGCGAGCGGATGGTAGAGCTGTTGAAGCAGGGGCAATATGAGCCGCTCCCGCTTTCTAAGCAGGTCATGATCCTGTACGCGGGGACTAACGGTTTCCTGGACGACCTGCCCGTCGCCGCCTTGCGTAAATTTGAAATAGCTTTTTATAAATATATGGAGAGTCTGCATCCCGACATCGAGATACAGATAGAATCGAAGGGCGAGCTCGCCCCCGAACTTATGGACAGGCTCAACAGCGCGATAACGAAATTTAAGGAAGAGTTCAAAGCAGAGTATAAGGTATGA